One window of Robiginitalea biformata HTCC2501 genomic DNA carries:
- a CDS encoding sulfotransferase, with protein MTPKNSPDNHASKNNKTSNKGPDFIGVGPEKTGTTWIYKHLNTHPETRCTPVKELRYFWENLAFPGESFLHRLLHRKSWHNPQYRAYFRQRFRTYLRQPGTLRDTRRLAWDLKYLFARHDDNWYLSSFDNTPGCISGEVSPQYFFLPEAEVARICELLPDTKFIISLRYPPEWAWSFARMMVRIREIENSEEAIEGFIRELKEEKSFAKSLQIWKKYVPEDRLKIVYFDQLRDQPQELFNEICDFLGIQPMTKELAQFKAAVNKGKKREIPDRFRTMLAKGWQDEIAALDRALPDLPEAWRTRKF; from the coding sequence ATGACCCCGAAAAATTCGCCTGACAACCATGCATCAAAAAACAACAAAACATCCAATAAAGGTCCTGATTTCATAGGGGTTGGTCCGGAAAAGACCGGAACGACCTGGATATATAAGCACCTGAATACGCATCCGGAAACCCGGTGCACCCCGGTTAAGGAGCTTCGCTATTTCTGGGAAAACCTGGCGTTTCCGGGCGAAAGTTTCCTGCACCGGCTTTTGCACCGGAAGAGCTGGCACAACCCCCAGTATCGCGCGTATTTCAGGCAACGATTCAGGACTTACCTCAGACAGCCGGGAACTTTAAGGGATACCCGGCGATTGGCCTGGGACTTGAAATACCTTTTTGCCAGGCACGACGACAACTGGTACCTGTCCAGCTTTGATAACACCCCGGGGTGCATCTCCGGCGAGGTGAGCCCCCAGTACTTTTTCCTCCCCGAAGCGGAAGTTGCCCGTATCTGTGAGTTGCTCCCGGACACCAAATTCATTATTTCCCTTAGATACCCCCCGGAATGGGCGTGGTCGTTTGCCCGGATGATGGTCCGCATCCGGGAGATTGAGAACAGTGAGGAGGCGATAGAGGGTTTTATCCGGGAACTGAAAGAGGAAAAGTCCTTCGCAAAGAGCCTGCAGATCTGGAAAAAGTACGTGCCGGAGGATCGGTTAAAAATTGTTTATTTTGACCAGCTCCGCGATCAACCGCAGGAGCTCTTTAATGAGATTTGCGACTTTTTGGGCATTCAACCCATGACCAAGGAACTCGCCCAATTCAAGGCAGCGGTCAACAAGGGAAAGAAAAGGGAAATACCCGATCGGTTCCGGACGATGCTCGCCAAGGGCTGGCAGGATGAGATTGCTGCGTTGGACCGGGCCCTGCCGGATTTGCCGGAAGCCTGGCGGACCCGTAAATTCTGA
- a CDS encoding aldose epimerase family protein, with protein MKQEYTSQAELINGDLRVRVEAGELRSFRRGDREYMHDPSEPGWGHSDTEMFPVIGPTAEAAYRVQVPRGNAIQDQHGLLRELAYSCTVREKDRAVFVREYKAGTPVANSKYPGRSTARLLIWPFSFRVEKHFQLGPGSLEITFRVEGEKDMPYMFGYHPAFRLGGEGSLEACGREFELSEILAAGDRALEVPACETVFLGGDTPLRIHTAGFGNFMLWSPDPGMVCVEPITYYPYTHGPARLHEGFRFLDSKKAEFSVRLQPAG; from the coding sequence ATGAAGCAAGAGTATACAAGCCAGGCGGAATTGATCAACGGCGACCTGCGGGTCCGGGTCGAAGCTGGAGAACTCCGGAGTTTCCGGCGGGGAGACAGGGAGTATATGCACGATCCTTCCGAACCCGGATGGGGCCACTCGGACACCGAAATGTTCCCGGTGATCGGCCCGACGGCGGAAGCGGCCTACCGCGTGCAGGTGCCCCGGGGAAATGCGATCCAGGACCAGCACGGTTTGCTCCGGGAACTGGCTTATTCCTGTACGGTCCGGGAAAAGGACCGGGCCGTGTTTGTCAGGGAATACAAAGCGGGAACCCCGGTGGCGAATTCCAAGTATCCCGGCCGGTCAACAGCCCGGCTACTGATCTGGCCTTTTTCGTTCCGGGTTGAAAAACATTTTCAGTTGGGCCCTGGTTCCCTGGAAATCACCTTTCGGGTGGAGGGGGAGAAAGACATGCCGTACATGTTCGGTTACCACCCGGCTTTCCGGCTGGGGGGGGAGGGGTCCCTGGAGGCGTGCGGCCGGGAATTCGAACTATCGGAAATCCTCGCAGCCGGCGACCGTGCACTGGAAGTTCCCGCCTGCGAAACGGTGTTCCTGGGAGGCGATACGCCGCTGCGCATCCACACGGCCGGATTCGGGAATTTTATGCTCTGGTCGCCGGACCCCGGGATGGTATGCGTGGAACCCATCACCTATTACCCGTATACACACGGTCCTGCCCGCCTTCACGAGGGGTTTCGCTTCCTCGACTCCAAAAAAGCGGAGTTTTCGGTACGGCTCCAGCCTGCAGGTTAG